The following proteins are co-located in the Conyzicola lurida genome:
- a CDS encoding alkene reductase, which translates to MDLFTPVDFGSLHLANRLVMAPLTRVRAGEDGVPTDLITEYYEQRASLGLIVTEGTFTSEEAKGFSGQPGIVTDEQQAGWARVAAAVHAAGGLIAMQVMHAGRVTHTDISGTPRSVAPSAIAIDGETRTPLGKKPHQVPVAIPTEELPAIVEEFVAASRRALAAGIDAVELHAANGYLLHEFLAPSSNTRTDNYGGSPENRIRFVVEVVTAVVDAVGADRVGLRISPERNIQGVIEDDAADVAITYGLLADALKPLGLAFLDYMHPEPAGALAQDIRARVGAPFIINTGFAEATTREDAVAIADADLADAVSIGRAAIANPDVVARWKDATHENEADPSTFYGPDARGYTDYPTLAG; encoded by the coding sequence ATGGACCTCTTCACGCCCGTCGACTTCGGCTCTCTGCACCTCGCGAACAGGCTGGTGATGGCGCCGCTGACGCGCGTGCGCGCCGGTGAGGACGGCGTGCCGACCGACCTGATCACCGAGTACTACGAGCAGCGCGCGAGCCTCGGACTCATCGTGACCGAGGGCACCTTCACGAGCGAAGAAGCCAAGGGCTTCTCGGGCCAGCCCGGCATCGTCACCGACGAGCAGCAGGCCGGCTGGGCGCGCGTCGCCGCCGCCGTGCACGCCGCCGGCGGTCTCATCGCGATGCAGGTCATGCACGCGGGCCGCGTCACGCACACCGACATCTCGGGCACGCCGCGCAGCGTCGCCCCCAGCGCGATCGCCATCGACGGCGAGACCCGCACCCCGCTCGGCAAGAAGCCGCACCAGGTCCCCGTGGCGATCCCCACCGAGGAGCTGCCCGCGATCGTCGAGGAGTTCGTCGCCGCCTCGCGCCGCGCGCTCGCCGCGGGCATCGACGCCGTCGAGCTGCACGCCGCGAACGGCTACCTGCTGCACGAGTTCCTCGCGCCCAGCTCGAACACCCGCACCGACAACTACGGCGGATCGCCCGAGAACCGCATCCGCTTCGTGGTCGAGGTCGTCACCGCCGTGGTCGATGCCGTCGGCGCCGACCGCGTGGGCCTGCGCATCTCCCCCGAGCGCAACATCCAGGGCGTCATCGAGGACGACGCGGCGGATGTCGCGATCACCTACGGTCTGCTCGCCGACGCGTTGAAGCCGCTGGGCCTCGCGTTCCTCGACTACATGCATCCCGAGCCCGCGGGTGCTCTCGCCCAGGACATCCGTGCCCGGGTCGGCGCCCCGTTCATCATCAACACCGGTTTCGCCGAGGCGACGACCCGCGAGGACGCCGTCGCCATCGCCGACGCCGATCTCGCCGACGCGGTCTCGATCGGCCGCGCGGCCATCGCCAACCCCGACGTCGTCGCCCGCTGGAAGGACGCCACGCACGAGAACGAGGCCGACCCGTCGACCTTCTACGGCCCGGACGCCCGCGGCTACACCGACTACCCGACGCTCGCGGGCTAG
- a CDS encoding family 16 glycosylhydrolase, producing the protein MSGATGSTQPAVVTEAWQDEFDGAEGAGIDSALWALNLGAGGWGNNELQEYTADNVALDGASHLAISATITTNADGSTAYRSSSIVTTQAFSYGTLSARITLPTGQGLLPAFWLLGSNIGEVGWPQSGEIDVVETPNDTSTSHHNIHGPSASGTDVVANASTDHVEPLGDDWHVYAVTRTPGNVRISIDGVLVASLTEATMPDGMEWVFDDAPFRALFTLAIGGNWPGDPDETTPAVSTMLIDWMRFEPAAG; encoded by the coding sequence GTGAGCGGCGCGACGGGTTCAACCCAGCCCGCCGTGGTCACCGAGGCGTGGCAGGACGAGTTCGACGGCGCGGAGGGTGCGGGTATCGACTCCGCGCTCTGGGCGCTCAACCTCGGCGCGGGCGGCTGGGGCAACAACGAGCTGCAGGAGTACACCGCCGACAACGTCGCGCTCGACGGCGCCTCGCACCTGGCGATCTCCGCGACGATCACGACCAACGCCGACGGCAGCACCGCCTACCGGTCGTCGAGCATCGTGACGACGCAGGCCTTCTCGTACGGAACGCTGTCGGCGCGCATCACGTTGCCCACCGGCCAGGGCCTGCTGCCCGCGTTCTGGCTGCTCGGGTCGAACATCGGCGAGGTGGGCTGGCCGCAGTCGGGCGAGATCGACGTCGTCGAGACCCCGAACGACACGAGCACCTCGCACCACAACATCCACGGGCCGTCCGCGTCCGGCACCGACGTCGTCGCCAACGCGTCGACCGACCATGTGGAACCCCTCGGCGACGACTGGCACGTCTACGCGGTGACCCGCACGCCCGGCAACGTGCGGATCTCGATCGACGGCGTGCTCGTCGCGAGTCTCACCGAGGCGACGATGCCCGACGGCATGGAGTGGGTCTTCGACGACGCACCGTTCCGCGCGCTCTTCACCCTCGCGATCGGCGGCAACTGGCCGGGCGACCCGGACGAGACGACCCCGGCGGTCTCGACGATGCTGATCGACTGGATGCGCTTCGAGCCCGCCGCGGGTTGA
- a CDS encoding glycosyltransferase, whose product MSAQLQLVAPMPSEGAPDSSRARWVGVVDENQVAAASVSALPVVAVGGADYARARVLVRDGALVRGFVDVALTDGTIDPAELAAQTEALPAAATRPALDRRPSVTVVICTRDRSSILSAALTSILAVDYPNFDVVVVDNASATSATSDLVSEHFADPRVTLVTEPFPGLAGARNTGIAHATGEFIAFTDDDVLVDAGWLDGLVAGFARSEDADCVVGLVPSGELRTRVQSYFDERVTWSHNLTPRVFSMDEKPADLPTFPFSVGQFGTGANFALRRSTLARIGGFDTAFGVGTRTGGGEDIDMFSRVLLAGGTLVVEPSALVWHRHRADIGALRTQAEGYGLGLGAWLTKLVLDSDTLPLVLARGVGGVRRLLSIGAGGSSAPRTEAVTTEDADWAALVKGLGALELRAALKGPARYARQRFDGRGIPLPAAAPLAPEPTVPLTIGRRQLSRWGAVAALAGIAGLLSAFPFPETVQAVLVALLVFVGPGAALRAWVRLPALTTAVAVPGIGFALAILVPSGMAIASAWHSHAFLVVLALVTTVAGALRWVPSDEARHRKAVAL is encoded by the coding sequence GTGAGCGCACAGCTGCAACTCGTCGCCCCCATGCCCAGCGAGGGCGCACCCGACTCGAGCCGCGCCCGCTGGGTCGGCGTAGTCGACGAGAACCAGGTCGCCGCGGCATCCGTCTCGGCACTGCCCGTGGTCGCCGTCGGCGGCGCGGACTACGCGCGCGCCCGGGTGCTGGTGCGCGACGGCGCGCTCGTACGCGGCTTCGTCGATGTCGCCCTCACCGACGGCACGATCGACCCCGCCGAACTCGCAGCCCAGACCGAGGCCCTCCCGGCCGCGGCGACCCGGCCCGCCCTCGACCGCCGCCCCTCGGTCACCGTCGTGATCTGCACCCGCGACCGCTCGTCGATCCTCTCGGCCGCGCTCACCTCGATCCTCGCCGTCGACTACCCGAACTTCGACGTCGTGGTCGTCGACAACGCCTCGGCGACGTCGGCCACCTCCGACCTGGTCTCCGAGCACTTCGCCGACCCGCGCGTCACCCTGGTCACCGAGCCGTTCCCCGGCCTCGCCGGCGCCCGCAACACCGGCATCGCGCACGCCACCGGCGAGTTCATCGCCTTCACGGACGACGACGTCCTGGTCGACGCGGGCTGGCTCGACGGCCTCGTCGCCGGATTCGCCCGATCGGAAGACGCCGACTGCGTCGTCGGCCTGGTTCCGAGCGGCGAACTGCGCACCCGCGTGCAGTCGTACTTCGACGAGCGCGTCACCTGGTCGCACAACCTCACCCCGCGCGTCTTCTCGATGGACGAGAAGCCCGCCGACCTTCCCACCTTCCCGTTCTCGGTCGGCCAGTTCGGCACCGGTGCGAATTTCGCCCTGCGCCGCAGCACCCTCGCCCGCATCGGCGGCTTCGACACCGCGTTCGGCGTCGGCACCCGCACGGGCGGCGGCGAGGACATCGACATGTTCAGCCGCGTGCTGCTCGCGGGCGGCACCCTCGTCGTCGAACCGTCGGCACTCGTCTGGCATCGCCACCGCGCCGACATCGGCGCCCTGCGCACCCAGGCCGAGGGCTACGGCCTGGGCCTCGGCGCCTGGCTGACCAAGCTCGTGCTCGACTCCGACACCCTGCCCCTCGTGCTCGCGCGCGGCGTCGGCGGCGTGCGCCGACTGCTCTCGATCGGCGCCGGCGGTTCCTCCGCCCCGCGCACAGAAGCCGTCACCACCGAGGACGCCGACTGGGCCGCCCTGGTCAAGGGCCTCGGCGCGCTCGAACTCCGCGCGGCGCTCAAGGGTCCGGCCCGGTACGCCCGCCAGCGCTTCGACGGCCGGGGCATCCCGCTGCCCGCCGCGGCCCCTCTCGCTCCCGAGCCGACCGTGCCACTGACGATCGGCCGCCGCCAGCTCAGCCGCTGGGGAGCGGTCGCCGCCCTCGCCGGCATCGCCGGTCTGCTCTCCGCCTTCCCGTTCCCCGAGACCGTGCAGGCCGTGCTCGTGGCGCTGCTGGTCTTCGTCGGCCCCGGCGCCGCACTCCGCGCCTGGGTGCGCCTGCCCGCGCTGACGACCGCCGTCGCCGTGCCCGGCATCGGGTTCGCCCTCGCAATCCTCGTCCCCTCCGGTATGGCCATCGCGAGCGCCTGGCACTCCCACGCGTTCCTCGTCGTCCTCGCGCTCGTCACCACGGTGGCCGGCGCCCTGCGCTGGGTCCCCTCCGACGAAGCGCGTCACCGAAAGGCGGTCGCCCTGTGA
- a CDS encoding lipopolysaccharide biosynthesis protein, with amino-acid sequence MTDHVTAPVAPSVAPTVAAANLLSNKVTRDSLWILGNYGVTSLAGFAFWIVAARVVPPETLGVDTAIFSIITAAAAVAATGAGNALLATLPMSQRLAQSVIGLAYRLVVGLGLGTGLVAGVLVTLVIDTGLSPVVTVLAVMATTTMWSLFVVKDTTLSGLGEMRMALWINAPANILKLGLLPAIVAVVGTSEHPMLVSAIVPALIAVIVVNVVVLPRALNRRERTLDLEPDPAETPSLADLRAKFLAFTVRDGASSTLNLGIGLSLSFIVTALAGPAQGAVFAICYQIGLVLDLVVIGVSGSLTINSAGGNSGGQIAFRMWRRVLLCVAVIAAVLIAGSPVLLGVFGPYYVENDGAVVLGLLVVGSVIRTAFEVWTGLMRAQHRTTELLVWNAVGAAVLLPAVFILTPIFGAVGTAVGVLLSTVVLAVVGLTGLFKSRRQSA; translated from the coding sequence GTGACCGACCACGTCACCGCGCCCGTGGCGCCCTCCGTCGCCCCGACGGTCGCCGCCGCGAACCTGCTCAGCAACAAGGTCACCCGCGATTCGCTCTGGATCCTCGGCAACTACGGCGTCACCTCCCTCGCCGGTTTCGCCTTCTGGATCGTCGCCGCCCGCGTCGTGCCGCCCGAGACCCTCGGCGTCGACACCGCGATCTTCTCCATCATCACCGCGGCCGCCGCCGTCGCCGCCACCGGCGCCGGCAACGCCCTGCTCGCCACCCTCCCGATGAGCCAACGCCTCGCGCAGAGCGTGATCGGCCTCGCCTACCGCCTCGTCGTCGGCCTCGGCCTCGGCACCGGCCTCGTCGCCGGCGTCCTCGTCACCCTCGTCATCGACACCGGCCTCTCCCCGGTCGTCACCGTCCTCGCCGTTATGGCCACCACGACGATGTGGTCGCTGTTCGTCGTCAAGGACACCACCCTCTCCGGCCTCGGCGAGATGCGCATGGCGCTCTGGATCAACGCCCCCGCCAACATCCTCAAGCTCGGGCTGCTGCCCGCCATCGTCGCCGTCGTCGGCACCTCCGAGCACCCGATGCTCGTCTCCGCGATCGTCCCCGCCCTGATCGCGGTCATCGTCGTCAACGTCGTGGTGCTTCCGCGCGCCCTGAACCGCCGCGAGCGCACGCTCGACCTCGAGCCGGACCCCGCCGAGACCCCGTCCCTCGCCGACCTGCGTGCGAAGTTCCTCGCTTTCACCGTTCGGGATGGCGCGTCATCCACTCTCAACCTCGGAATCGGCCTCTCCCTCTCGTTCATCGTGACCGCGCTGGCCGGCCCCGCCCAGGGCGCCGTTTTCGCCATCTGCTACCAGATCGGCCTCGTGCTCGACCTCGTCGTCATCGGCGTCTCCGGTTCGCTCACCATCAACTCGGCGGGCGGCAACTCCGGCGGCCAGATCGCCTTCCGCATGTGGCGCCGCGTGCTGCTCTGCGTCGCGGTCATCGCCGCCGTGCTCATCGCCGGCTCGCCCGTGCTGCTCGGCGTCTTCGGTCCGTACTACGTCGAGAACGACGGCGCCGTGGTGCTCGGCCTGCTCGTCGTCGGCTCCGTCATCCGTACCGCCTTCGAGGTCTGGACCGGACTGATGCGCGCCCAGCACCGCACGACCGAGCTGCTCGTATGGAACGCCGTGGGCGCCGCCGTGCTGCTGCCGGCCGTTTTCATCCTCACCCCGATTTTCGGAGCCGTCGGCACTGCCGTCGGCGTCCTTCTGAGCACCGTCGTGCTCGCCGTGGTCGGTCTCACCGGCCTGTTCAAGAGCAGGAGGCAGTCCGCGTGA
- a CDS encoding glycosyltransferase — MSSGYPSTSVIICAYTQIRWDDLAAAVTSVERQSVASELIVVIDHEPALLRRAVDAWPQHTVITNEQRQGLSGARNTGIARATGEIVAFLDDDAAAASENWLELLLAPYTDPTVVGVGGSALPVWPDGQAPSTLPPELLWVVGCTYQGQPTTQADVRNLMGCNMTFRRTAITAVGGFNPDMGRVGTLPLGCEETEACIRMTAREQSARIVFEPAARVNHRVTENRLSWSYLLRRGYSEGISKAALSRMLGMKSSLGTEAAYTRTVLPRGIARELGRGNLASAAAIVLTFAFVAAGYARGTLGKVATAAADDSARQLEGAAS; from the coding sequence GTGAGCAGCGGTTACCCGTCGACTTCGGTCATCATCTGCGCGTACACCCAGATCCGCTGGGACGACCTGGCGGCGGCGGTGACCTCGGTCGAACGGCAGAGCGTCGCCAGCGAGCTGATCGTCGTCATCGACCACGAGCCGGCGCTGCTGCGCCGCGCGGTCGACGCGTGGCCCCAGCACACCGTCATCACCAATGAACAACGCCAGGGACTCTCGGGCGCCCGCAACACCGGCATCGCCCGGGCCACGGGCGAGATCGTCGCGTTCCTCGACGACGATGCCGCCGCGGCATCCGAGAACTGGCTAGAACTGCTGCTCGCCCCCTACACGGACCCGACCGTCGTCGGGGTCGGCGGCAGCGCCCTGCCCGTGTGGCCCGACGGCCAGGCGCCGTCGACGCTGCCACCCGAGCTCCTCTGGGTGGTCGGCTGCACCTATCAGGGCCAGCCGACCACTCAGGCAGACGTCCGCAACCTCATGGGCTGCAACATGACGTTCCGTCGCACCGCGATCACCGCCGTCGGCGGCTTCAACCCCGACATGGGCCGCGTCGGCACTCTGCCCCTGGGCTGCGAAGAGACCGAGGCGTGCATCCGGATGACGGCCAGAGAGCAGTCCGCCCGGATCGTGTTCGAACCGGCCGCCCGAGTGAACCACCGCGTCACCGAGAACCGCCTCAGCTGGAGCTACCTGCTGCGCCGCGGCTACTCCGAGGGCATCTCCAAGGCCGCGCTGAGCAGAATGCTCGGCATGAAGTCGTCGCTCGGCACCGAGGCGGCGTACACCCGCACCGTGCTGCCCAGGGGAATCGCCCGCGAGCTCGGCCGCGGCAACCTCGCCAGCGCCGCCGCCATCGTCCTCACCTTCGCTTTCGTCGCGGCCGGCTACGCCCGCGGTACGCTCGGGAAGGTCGCGACAGCCGCCGCGGATGACAGCGCCCGACAGCTGGAAGGGGCAGCTTCGTGA
- a CDS encoding glycosyltransferase family 2 protein produces MNTIATAAKYPFTGTTPRVSIVIPARNEARNLEVILEKLPPVHEVILVDGNSVDDTIETALRVMPEIVVVKQTRTGKGNALACGFAAVTGDIIVMFDADGSADADEIPAYVDALVAGADFAKGTRFMAGGGSEDITVIRRIGNWGLSTFTNILLGTRYTDLCYGYNAFWTKVVADLDLPETSLPRREDGKMLWGDGFEIETIINCRIVAAELAITEVPSVEKLRIHGVSNLNAVTDGLRVLKTILDERRRWSSIKRAAAATLPSNFRARTPKAERVIRAADVATAVRSLEDAA; encoded by the coding sequence ATGAACACCATCGCCACCGCAGCCAAGTACCCGTTCACGGGTACCACGCCCCGCGTCAGCATCGTGATCCCTGCCCGCAACGAAGCGCGCAACCTCGAGGTGATCCTGGAGAAGCTCCCCCCGGTTCACGAGGTGATTCTAGTTGACGGCAATTCGGTGGACGACACGATCGAGACCGCCCTTCGCGTCATGCCCGAGATCGTCGTGGTCAAGCAGACCCGCACCGGCAAGGGCAACGCGCTCGCCTGCGGTTTCGCCGCGGTCACGGGCGACATCATCGTGATGTTCGACGCCGACGGTTCGGCCGACGCCGACGAGATCCCGGCCTACGTCGACGCGCTCGTCGCCGGCGCTGACTTCGCCAAGGGCACGCGCTTCATGGCCGGTGGCGGCAGCGAGGACATCACCGTCATCCGCCGCATCGGCAACTGGGGCCTCAGCACCTTCACCAACATCCTCCTCGGCACTAGGTACACCGACCTCTGCTACGGCTACAACGCCTTCTGGACCAAGGTCGTCGCCGACCTCGACCTGCCCGAGACCTCGCTTCCCCGTCGCGAGGACGGAAAGATGCTGTGGGGCGACGGCTTCGAAATCGAGACCATCATCAACTGCCGCATCGTCGCCGCCGAGCTCGCCATCACCGAGGTCCCCAGCGTCGAGAAGCTGCGCATCCACGGCGTCAGCAACCTGAACGCGGTCACCGACGGCCTCCGCGTGCTCAAGACGATCCTCGACGAGCGTCGCCGCTGGTCCAGCATCAAGCGCGCCGCGGCCGCGACCCTCCCGAGCAACTTCCGCGCGCGCACCCCGAAGGCCGAGCGCGTCATCCGCGCCGCCGACGTCGCCACCGCGGTTCGTTCGCTCGAGGATGCTGCGTGA
- the dcd gene encoding dCTP deaminase has product MLLSDRDIKAELASGRIGLEPLELGMVQPSSVDVRLDRFFRLFDNHKYPFIDPAEDQPDLTHLVEVDADQPFILHPGEFVLGSTYEQVTLPDDIAARLEGKSSLGRLGLLTHSTAGFVDPGFSGHVTLELSNVATLPIKLWPGMKIGQLCFMRLTSPAESPYGSGIYGSRYQGQRGPTASRSFQNFVHTDVSDTEAGRPGK; this is encoded by the coding sequence ATGCTGCTTTCTGACAGGGACATCAAGGCCGAGCTCGCCTCCGGACGCATCGGCCTCGAGCCGCTCGAGCTCGGGATGGTGCAGCCATCGAGTGTCGACGTTCGCCTCGACCGCTTCTTCCGGTTGTTCGACAACCACAAGTACCCGTTCATCGACCCGGCCGAGGACCAGCCCGACCTCACGCACCTGGTCGAGGTCGACGCGGACCAGCCGTTCATCCTGCACCCCGGCGAGTTCGTGCTCGGATCGACCTACGAGCAGGTCACCCTGCCAGACGACATCGCCGCCCGCCTCGAGGGCAAGAGCTCGCTCGGCCGCCTCGGCCTGCTGACGCACTCCACCGCCGGCTTCGTCGACCCCGGCTTCAGCGGCCACGTCACGCTCGAGCTGTCGAACGTCGCCACCCTGCCGATCAAGCTCTGGCCCGGCATGAAGATCGGGCAGCTCTGCTTCATGCGGCTCACCAGCCCGGCCGAGAGCCCGTACGGCTCAGGCATCTACGGTTCGCGCTACCAGGGACAGCGTGGCCCGACGGCCAGCCGCTCGTTCCAGAACTTCGTGCACACCGACGTCAGCGACACAGAGGCCGGCCGCCCCGGCAAATAA
- the deoC gene encoding deoxyribose-phosphate aldolase, whose translation MTIAGIIDHTLLKPEATSEDVAALVAEAVELGVYSVCVSPNMLPLSIPAGSDLKVAVVCGFPSGKHTTAVKTAEAAESIALGADEVDMVIDVGAAKAGRFDLVEADIASVRSVIPAPKVLKVIIESAALTDDEIVGASLAAVAAGADFVKTSTGFHPTGGATVAAVALMSATVAGRAGVKASGGIRSYETARAMIEVGATRLGVSGSRQVLAEEAGADAATPVEGAY comes from the coding sequence ATGACCATTGCCGGAATCATCGACCACACCCTGCTCAAGCCCGAGGCGACCAGTGAGGATGTCGCGGCCCTCGTCGCGGAAGCCGTCGAGCTCGGCGTCTACTCCGTCTGTGTCTCGCCGAACATGCTGCCGCTGTCGATCCCGGCCGGCTCCGACCTCAAGGTCGCGGTCGTCTGCGGGTTCCCCTCGGGCAAGCACACCACCGCGGTGAAGACCGCCGAGGCGGCCGAGTCGATCGCGCTCGGCGCCGACGAGGTCGACATGGTCATCGACGTGGGAGCGGCCAAGGCCGGCCGCTTCGACCTGGTCGAGGCCGACATCGCGTCGGTGCGCTCGGTGATCCCCGCGCCGAAGGTGCTCAAGGTCATCATCGAGTCGGCGGCACTGACCGACGACGAGATCGTGGGCGCGAGCCTCGCCGCGGTCGCCGCGGGCGCCGACTTCGTGAAGACGTCGACCGGGTTCCACCCGACCGGGGGAGCGACCGTCGCCGCCGTCGCGCTCATGTCCGCCACTGTCGCCGGTCGCGCCGGCGTCAAGGCCAGCGGCGGCATCCGCTCGTACGAGACGGCCCGCGCGATGATCGAGGTCGGCGCGACCCGCCTCGGCGTCTCGGGCTCGCGCCAGGTGCTGGCCGAGGAAGCCGGCGCCGACGCCGCGACGCCCGTCGAGGGCGCGTACTAG
- the idi gene encoding isopentenyl-diphosphate Delta-isomerase, whose protein sequence is MSHTEQVVLLSDDGLPIGVADKLAVHTTETALHLAFSCHVMNEAGEVLVTRRALSKLTWPGVWTNSFCGHPAPGESMEDAIARRAERELGITVTRVELVLPDFRYRAVDASGIVENEICPVYRAYTDDAIAPKADEVAEFSWIEPQSLRNAAAAAPFAFSPWLVWQLDELAASSASL, encoded by the coding sequence ATGAGCCACACCGAACAGGTAGTCCTTCTTTCCGACGACGGATTGCCCATCGGCGTCGCCGACAAGCTCGCCGTGCACACCACCGAGACCGCGCTGCACCTCGCATTTTCCTGCCACGTGATGAACGAGGCGGGAGAAGTGCTGGTCACGCGGCGCGCACTGTCGAAGCTGACCTGGCCGGGGGTCTGGACGAACTCGTTCTGCGGCCACCCCGCCCCGGGCGAGTCGATGGAAGACGCGATCGCGCGACGCGCCGAGCGCGAGCTCGGAATCACGGTCACCCGGGTCGAGCTCGTGCTGCCCGATTTCCGCTACCGCGCGGTCGACGCCTCGGGCATCGTCGAGAACGAGATCTGCCCCGTCTACCGCGCCTACACCGACGATGCGATCGCGCCGAAGGCCGACGAGGTCGCCGAGTTCTCGTGGATCGAACCGCAGTCGCTGCGCAACGCCGCGGCCGCGGCACCCTTCGCTTTCAGCCCGTGGCTCGTGTGGCAGCTCGACGAGCTCGCCGCGTCATCCGCCTCTCTCTAA
- a CDS encoding polyprenyl synthetase family protein, translating to MNGPDLISVSIARQAQVDVVLERFFSLAKNRAAAFGEQYVTLWETLESNTIGGKRFRPRMVMAAYQSLGGDDVEAAAYVGAAFELLHTALIVHDDVIDHDFVRRGVANISGSYRDAASARGSSDQVAEHSGISAAVIAGDLALFNSYRLIDRSGVSDIVRSRLLEVMDDALFASAAGELIDVDFAIADEMPRVDDILTMERLKTAVYSFECPLQAGAILAGASEDVIQTLGDFGREIGIAYQLVDDLLGVFGKEAETGKTTVGDLREGKRTVMISYATSTAEWPGIAPLIGKHDLTDDEAQRVRDVLIACGAKSFAEGLARYYANRALARLAEPHIPPALRIELHPVVDAVLGRVK from the coding sequence GTGAATGGTCCCGACCTGATTTCCGTCTCGATAGCGAGGCAAGCACAGGTCGACGTCGTGCTCGAACGCTTCTTCAGCCTAGCCAAGAACCGCGCGGCCGCCTTCGGCGAACAATACGTCACGCTCTGGGAGACCCTCGAGAGCAACACGATCGGCGGCAAGCGGTTCCGCCCGCGCATGGTGATGGCGGCCTACCAGTCGCTCGGCGGCGACGACGTCGAGGCCGCGGCCTACGTCGGCGCGGCGTTCGAACTGCTGCACACCGCCCTCATCGTGCACGACGACGTGATCGACCACGACTTCGTGCGCCGCGGTGTCGCCAACATCTCCGGGAGCTACCGGGACGCGGCATCCGCCCGCGGCAGTTCCGACCAGGTGGCCGAGCACAGCGGCATCTCTGCGGCCGTGATCGCCGGGGACCTCGCCCTGTTCAACTCGTACCGGCTGATCGACCGCAGCGGCGTCAGCGACATCGTGCGGTCGCGACTGCTCGAGGTGATGGATGACGCGCTGTTCGCCTCCGCCGCCGGGGAACTCATCGACGTGGACTTCGCGATCGCCGACGAGATGCCCCGCGTGGACGACATCCTCACCATGGAGCGCCTCAAGACCGCCGTCTACTCCTTCGAGTGCCCGCTGCAGGCCGGCGCCATCCTCGCCGGAGCGTCGGAGGACGTCATTCAGACTCTCGGCGACTTCGGCCGCGAGATCGGCATCGCCTACCAGCTCGTCGACGACCTGCTGGGGGTGTTCGGCAAAGAGGCCGAGACCGGCAAGACCACGGTCGGCGACCTGCGCGAGGGCAAGCGCACGGTCATGATCTCCTACGCGACGAGCACGGCAGAGTGGCCCGGGATCGCGCCGCTCATCGGCAAGCACGACCTCACCGACGACGAGGCGCAGCGCGTGCGCGACGTGCTCATCGCCTGCGGTGCCAAGTCGTTCGCCGAGGGTCTCGCCCGCTACTACGCCAACCGCGCGCTCGCCCGCCTCGCCGAACCGCACATCCCGCCGGCCCTGAGAATCGAGCTGCACCCCGTGGTGGATGCCGTGCTCGGCAGGGTCAAGTGA
- a CDS encoding squalene/phytoene synthase family protein encodes MSRRALYDRVAEETASVVIRRYSTSFGLAAKLLGPGVRQHVENIYALVRVADEIVDGAAVESGLDAVGAARQLNELERETEAAMADGFSSNLVVHAFALTARETGFGAEYTAPFFDSMRTDLTASEHDQESFDRYVYGSAEVVGLMCLRAFMQGVPLTEAEDARLVHGARALGAAFQKVNFLRDLAADFETLGRSYFPGVSVDSFTEEDKIRLLDDIDSDLRTSAAVIPSLPPTSRKAVALAQGLFAELSVRLRATPADQLRRVRIRVPNPVKARIAAGAALGRTPSANRVGA; translated from the coding sequence GTGAGCCGCCGCGCGCTGTACGACCGCGTTGCCGAGGAAACCGCGAGTGTCGTCATCCGCCGGTACTCCACATCGTTCGGGCTCGCCGCCAAGCTGCTCGGACCCGGGGTGCGCCAGCACGTCGAGAACATCTACGCCCTCGTGCGGGTGGCCGACGAGATCGTGGATGGCGCGGCCGTCGAATCCGGATTGGACGCTGTCGGCGCCGCCCGCCAGTTGAACGAACTCGAGCGCGAGACCGAGGCGGCGATGGCCGATGGGTTCAGCTCGAACCTCGTGGTGCACGCCTTCGCCCTCACCGCCCGCGAGACCGGCTTCGGTGCCGAGTACACCGCGCCGTTCTTCGACTCCATGCGCACCGACCTCACCGCGAGCGAGCACGACCAGGAGAGCTTCGACCGCTACGTCTACGGCTCTGCCGAGGTCGTCGGTCTGATGTGCCTCCGCGCGTTCATGCAGGGCGTTCCCCTCACCGAGGCGGAAGACGCCCGACTCGTGCACGGAGCGCGGGCCCTCGGCGCGGCGTTCCAGAAAGTCAATTTTCTGCGCGACCTTGCCGCCGACTTCGAGACGCTCGGCCGCAGTTATTTCCCCGGCGTCAGCGTCGACTCGTTTACGGAAGAGGACAAAATCCGCCTGCTCGACGACATCGACTCCGACCTGCGCACCTCCGCCGCGGTCATCCCCTCCCTGCCGCCGACCAGCCGCAAGGCGGTCGCACTCGCGCAGGGACTGTTCGCCGAGCTCTCGGTGCGATTGCGCGCGACGCCGGCCGACCAGTTGCGACGCGTGCGCATCCGTGTGCCCAACCCGGTGAAGGCGCGCATCGCCGCCGGTGCCGCCCTCGGCCGCACCCCCTCGGCGAATCGGGTGGGAGCGTGA